In a single window of the Equus quagga isolate Etosha38 chromosome 7, UCLA_HA_Equagga_1.0, whole genome shotgun sequence genome:
- the QPRT gene encoding nicotinate-nucleotide pyrophosphorylase [carboxylating] isoform X2: MDPEGLALLLPPATLATLVDGWLREDCPSFNHAGLVTGAAPSQAALWAKSPGILAGRPFFDAIFAHVNCQVSWLFPEGSKLVPVAKVAEVRGPANCLLLGERVALNMLARCSGVASAAAAAVEAARGTGWAGHVAGTRKTTPGFRLVEKYGLLVGGAASHRYDLGGLVMVKDNHVMAAGGVEKAVRGARQAADFALKVEVECSSLQEAVEAAEAGADLVLLDNFRPEELHRTAAALKARFPGVGVEASGGITLGNLPQFCGPHIDVISLGMLTQAAPALDFSLKLFAEGATPVPYTRRT; encoded by the exons gCCTGGCACTCCTGCTGCCCCCTGCCACTCTGGCCACCCTGGTGGATGGCTGGCTCCGAGAAGACTGCCCAAGCTTCAATCATGCAGGCTTGGTCACGGGGGCAGCCCCCTCGCAGGCAGCATTGTGGGCCAAGTCCCCAGGGATACTGGCTGGGAGGCCTTTCTTTGATGCCATCTTTGCCCACGTCAACTGCCAGGTCTCTTGGCTCTTCCCCGAGGGATCAAAGCTGGTGCCTGTGGCCAAGGTGGCAGAGGTCCGAGGCCCTGCCAACTGCCTGCTGCTGGGCGAGCGGGTGGCCCTGAACATGCTGGCCCGCTGCAGTGGAGTTGCCAGTGCTGCCGCTGCGGCTGTGGAAGCTGCCAGGGGAACCGGCTGGGCCGGGCACGTGGCGGGCACGAGGAAGACCACACCAGGCTTCCGGCTGGTGGAGAAGTATGGGCTCCTAGTGGGCGGGGCCGCCTCCCACCGTTATGACCTGGGAGGGCTGGTGATGGTGAAGGACAACCACGTCATGGCAGCTGGTGGTGTGGAAAAG GCGGTGCGAGGGGCCCGGCAGGCAGCCGACTTTGCCCTGAAGGTGGAAGTGGAGTGCAGCAGCCTGCAGGAGGCTGTGGAGGCGGCCGAAGCAGGTGCGGACCTCGTCTTGCTGGACAACTTCAGGCCTGAG GAGCTGCACCGCACGGCGGCAGCACTGAAGGCCCGGTTCCCAGGTGTGGGCGTGGAGGCCAGCGGGGGCATCACGCTGGGCAACCTTCCTCAGTTCTGTGGGCCCCACATCGATGTCATCTCTTTGGGGATGCTGACCCAGGCTGCCCCGGCCCTCGATTTCTCCCTCAAGCTGTTTGCTGAAGGGGCCACTCCAGTGCCCTACACCCGCCGGACCTAA